Proteins from a genomic interval of Apteryx mantelli isolate bAptMan1 chromosome 5, bAptMan1.hap1, whole genome shotgun sequence:
- the LOC136992123 gene encoding interferon-inducible GTPase 5-like, which produces MASAEAHLEAEALPPISEGDMNEIRAALEKGDLTAAATKAHEILSNEEKIQLHIAVTGESGSGKSSFINAMRGLQDHEEGAAEIGVMETTMECSPYPHPQHSHVIFWDLPGIGTPDFTPDTYLKQVQFDRYDFFIIISSSRFTYNAATLAEEIQAQGKRFYFVRSKVDQDVSNERRLYDEQGVLKAKGKQATETRPQLFDEMAVLASIRQDCERNLARLGIRSPQVFLVCRDDFSMKYDGPRLLQTFLDDLPSEKKLRFLRPLAITSWEVVRQKKKELMKYVWLKSLASCGASAVPIPGLSTSVDTAILVTSLKEYCRTFGLTEESLQKLAKQVNKPVKELKAIIKSPLDHEITKDVVIKLLTKSLGSAVQYPLVLLKFIPVVWGVIGCLVSAAIAFPSTFFLLRNFLSDAAADAERVLQKALEGTTQKSHMGS; this is translated from the coding sequence atggccagcgCTGAGGCACACTTGGAGGCGGAGGCTCTTCCCCCTATTTCTGAAGGAGACATGAATGAGATAAGGGCTGCACTAGAGAAAGGAGACctcacagcagcagccacaaaagCACACGAGATCCTGTCCAATGAAGAAAAGATCCAGCTCCACATTGCTGTAACAGGTGAGTCAGGCTCCGGGAAATCATCTTTCATCAATGCCATGCGTGGCCTGCAGGACCATGAGGAGGGCGCAGCTGAGATTGGAGTGATGGAGACAACGATGGAGTGCAGCCCTTATCCTCACCCCCAGCACTCCCACGTGATTTTCTGGGACCTGCCTGGGATTGGGACACCCGATTTCACACCGGACACCTACCTTAAGCAGGTGCAGTTTGACCGCTATgacttcttcatcatcatctcctCCAGCCGCTTCACATACAATGCTGCAACTCTTGCAGAGGAGATTCAGGCTCAGGGGAAGCGTTTCTACTTTGTGCGCTCCAAGGTGGATCAGGACGTGAGCAATGAGCGAAGACTGTACGATGAGCAGGGAGTCCTGAAGGCAAAAGGGAAGCAAGCTACTGAGACCCGGCCACAGCTGTTTGATGAGATGGCAGTCCTGGCTAGCATCAGGCAGGACTGTGAAAGGAACCTGGCACGTCTGGGCATAAGGTCCCCTCAAGTCTTTCTTGTCTGCAGGGATGATTTTAGCATGAAGTATGATGGTCCCAGACTACTGCAAACCTTCCTGGATGATCTGCCAAGTGAGAAGAAACTCCGCTTCCTACGGCCCCTGGCCATCACTTCATGGGAGGTcgtgagacagaaaaagaaggagCTGATGAAGTATGTCTGGCTGAAAAGCCTTGCGTCATGTGGAGCATCTGCTGTTCCCATCCCTGGTCTCTCTACCTCTGTTGACACTGCAATCCTGGTGACATCCCTGAAAGAGTACTGCCGGACCTTTGGCCTGACTGAGGAATCCCTCCAGAAGCTTGCAAAGCAAGTGAACAAGCCTGTCAAGGAGCTGAAGGCCATCATAAAGTCCCCCCTGGACCATGAAATAACCAAGGATGTTGTAATTAAGCTGTTGACCAAAAGCCTTGGGAGCGCTGTGCAATATCCTCTGGTTTTGTTAAAATTCATCCCTGTAGTCTGGGGGGTCATAGGCTGTCTGGTGTCTGCAGCAATTGCTTTCCCCAGCACATTCTTTCTCTTGAGGAATTTTCTGTCTGATGCTGCTGCTGATGCTGAACGTGTTCTGCAGAAGGCTTTAGAGGGGACGACTCAAAAGAGCCACATGGGGAGCTGA
- the LOC136992242 gene encoding interferon-inducible GTPase 5-like: MASAEAHLEVEALPPISEGDMNEIRAALEKGDLRAAATKAQEILANEEQIQLHIAVTGESGSGKSSFINAMRGLQDHEEGAAEIGVMETTMECSPYPHPQDSHVTFWDLPGIGTPDFTPDTYLKEVQFDRYDFFIIISSSRFTYNDATLAEEIQARGKHFYFVRSKVDQDMSNERRLYDEEGVLKAKGKQATEIRPQRYDEMALLASIRQDCERNLARLGIRSPQVFLVCRDDFSMKYDGPRLLQTFLDDLPSEKKLSFLRPLAITSKEVLRQKKKELMKYVWLKSLTSCGASAVPIPGLSTSVDIAILVTSLKEYCRTFGLAEESLQKLAEQVNKPVEELKAVIKTPLDHEITKDVVIKLLTKSIGSAVQYPLLVLKVIPVVGWVIGSLASAAISFPSTFFLLRNFLSDAAADAERVLQKALEGTTQKSHLWS, translated from the coding sequence atggccagcgCTGAGGCACACTTGGAGGTGGAGGCTCTTCCCCCTATTTCTGAAGGAGACATGAATGAGATAAGGGCTGCACTAGAGAAAGGAGACCTCAGAGCAGCGGCCACAAAAGCACAGGAGATCCTGGCTAATGAAGAACAGATCCAGCTCCACATTGCTGTAACAGGTGAGTCAGGCTCCGGGAAATCATCTTTCATCAATGCCATGCGTGGCCTGCAGGACCATGAGGAGGGCGCAGCTGAGATTGGAGTGATGGAGACAACGATGGAGTGCAGCCCTTATCCTCACCCCCAGGACTCCCATGTGACTTTCTGGGACCTGCCTGGGATTGGGACACCCGATTTCACACCGGACACCTACCTTAAGGAGGTGCAGTTTGACCGCTATGACTTCTTCATCATCATTTCCTCCAGCCGCTTCACATACAATGATGCAACTCTTGCAGAGGAGATTCAGGCTCGGGGGAAGCATTTCTACTTTGTGCGCTCCAAGGTGGATCAGGACATGAGCAATGAGCGAAGACTGTACGATGAGGAGGGAGTCCTGAAGGCAAAAGGGAAGCAAGCTACTGAGATCCGGCCACAGCGATATGATGAGATGGCACTCCTGGCTAGCATCAGGCAGGACTGTGAAAGGAACCTGGCACGTCTGGGCATAAGGTCCCCTCAAGTCTTTCTTGTCTGCAGGGATGATTTTAGCATGAAGTACGATGGTCCCAGACTGCTGCAAACCTTCCTGGATGATCTGCCAAGTGAGAAGAAACTCAGCTTCCTACGGCCCCTGGCCATCACTTCCAAGGAGGtcctgagacagaaaaagaaggagCTGATGAAGTATGTCTGGCTGAAAAGCCTTACGTCATGTGGAGCATCCGCTGTTCCCATCCCTGGTCTCTCTACCTCTGTTGACATTGCAATCCTGGTGACATCCCTGAAAGAGTACTGCCGGACCTTTGGCCTGGCTGAGGAATCCCTCCAGAAGCTTGCAGAACAGGTGAACAAGCCTGTCGAAGAGCTGAAGGCTGTCATAAAGACCCCCCTAGACCATGAAATAACCAAGGATGTTGTAATTAAGCTGTTGACCAAAAGCATTGGGAGTGCTGTGCAATATCCTCTGCTTGTGTTAAAAGTCATCCCTGTAGTCGGGTGGGTCATAGGCTCTCTGGCATCTGCAGCAATTTCTTTCCCCAGCACGTTCTTTCTGTTGAGGAATTTTCTGTCTGATGCTGCTGCTGATGCCGAACGTGTTCTGCAGAAGGCTTTAGAGGGGACGACTCAAAAGAGCCACTTGTGGAGCTGA
- the LOC136992122 gene encoding interferon-inducible GTPase 5-like, whose product MECSPYPHPQDSHVTVWDLPGIGTPNFRPDTYLKEVQFDRYDFFIIISSSRFTYNAATLAKEIQAQGKRFYFVRSKVDQDVSNERRLYDEEGVLKAKGKQATETRPQLFDEMAVLASIRQDCERKLADLGIRSPQVFLVCRDDFSMMYNGPRLLKTFLDDLPSEKKLSFLRPLAITSKEVLRQKKKELMKYVWLKSLTSCGASAVPIPGLSTSVDIAILVTSLKEYCRTFGLSEESLQKLAEQVNKPVEELKAVIKTPLDHEITKDVVIKLLTKSIGSAVQYPLLVLKVIPVVGWVIGSLASAAISFPSTFFLLRNFLSDAAADAERVLQKALEGTTQKSHLWN is encoded by the coding sequence ATGGAGTGCAGCCCTTATCCTCACCCCCAGGACTCCCATGTGACTGTCTGGGACCTGCCTGGGATTGGGACACCCAATTTCAGACCAGACACCTACCTTAAGGAGGTGCAGTTTGACCGCTATgacttcttcatcatcatctcctCCAGCCGCTTCACATACAATGCTGCAACTCTTGCAAAGGAGATTCAGGCTCAGGGGAAGCGTTTCTACTTTGTGCGCTCCAAGGTGGATCAGGATGTGAGCAATGAGCGAAGACTGTACGATGAGGAGGGAGTCCTGAAGGCAAAAGGGAAGCAAGCTACTGAGACCCGGCCACAGCTGTTTGATGAGATGGCAGTCCTGGCTAGCATCAGGCAGGACTGTGAAAGGAAGCTGGCAGATCTGGGCATAAGGTCCCCTCAAGTCTTTCTTGTCTGCAGGGATGATTTTAGCATGATGTACAATGGTCCGAGACTGCTGAAAACCTTCCTGGATGATCTGCCAAGTGAGAAGAAACTCAGCTTCCTACGGCCCCTGGCCATCACTTCCAAGGAGGtcctgagacagaaaaagaaggagCTGATGAAGTATGTCTGGCTGAAAAGCCTTACGTCATGTGGAGCATCCGCTGTTCCCATCCCTGGTCTCTCTACCTCTGTTGACATTGCAATCCTGGTGACATCCCTGAAAGAGTACTGCCGGACCTTTGGCCTGTCTGAGGAATCCCTCCAGAAGCTTGCAGAACAGGTGAACAAGCCTGTCGAAGAGCTGAAGGCTGTCATAAAGACCCCCCTGGACCATGAAATAACCAAGGATGTTGTAATTAAGCTGTTGACCAAAAGCATTGGGAGTGCTGTGCAATATCCTCTGCTTGTGTTAAAAGTCATCCCTGTAGTCGGGTGGGTCATAGGCTCTCTGGCATCTGCAGCAATTTCTTTCCCCAGCACGTTCTTTCTGTTGAGGAATTTTCTGTCTGATGCTGCTGCTGATGCCGAACGTGTTCTGCAGAAGGCTTTAGAGGGAACGACTCAAAAGAGCCACTTGTGGAACTGA